A single window of Corythoichthys intestinalis isolate RoL2023-P3 chromosome 21, ASM3026506v1, whole genome shotgun sequence DNA harbors:
- the paqr4b gene encoding progestin and adipoQ receptor family member 4, whose translation MGPRLLDFTKTPSHLQFNKYVLTGYRPVSTAHECVRSLFYMHNELGNIYSHGIPFFVFLVLLPFSIPWHEVDSVWIGVVHYLACLSPTVGSVLYHVFMNHVGGEHVYDTLLSLDMFGVCLVNTLGALPIIHITLLCFPSARRAALLAYVFLSAYGIYQATTARTNVLRLRAFVWQAAFRFGLFLFRVYGRGAGSPDSLRHFVIMDSLAVLGGLVNVVQIPERFGPGRFDNWGNSHQIMHVMVVCSIIYLHWGTLEDLTWVKNYQCPAE comes from the exons ATGGGGCCGCGGCTGTTGGACTTCACTAAAACTCCTTCGCACCTCCAGTTTAACAAATACGTGCTGACCGGTTACCGGCCGGTGTCGACCGCCCACGAGTGCGTGCGGAGTCTATTTTACATGCACAACGAGTTGGGGAACATCTACAGTCATG GCATCCCTTTCTTCGTGTTCCTGGTCCTGCTTCCATTCAGCATCCCTTGGCACGAAGTGGACAGCGTCTGGATCGGCGTGGTCCACTACCTGGCTTGCCTCAGCCCCACGGTGGGCTCAGTTCTCTACCACGTCTTCATGAACCACGTGGGCGGCGAGCACGTCTACGACACGTTGCTGTCCCTTGACATGTTCGGCGTGTGCTTGGTCAACACGCTAG GTGCGCTACCCATCATCCACATCACGCTGCTTTGCTTCCCGAGCGCGCGGCGGGCAGCGTTGCTAGCTTACGTCTTCCTGTCGGCGTACGGTATCTACCAGGCCACCACGGCGCGAACCAACGTCCTGCGCCTGCGGGCCTTCGTGTGGCAGGCCGCGTTCCGCTTCGGCCTATTCCTGTTTCGCGTCTATGGGCGCGGGGCGGGTAGCCCCGACTCGCTGCGCCATTTCGTCATCATGGACTCGCTGGCCGTGCTAGGCGGGCTGGTCAACGTGGTCCAGATTCCCGAGCGATTCGGCCCGGGCCGCTTTGACAATTGGGGTAACAGTCACCAGATTATGCACGTGATGGTCGTTTGCTCTATTATTTATCTTCACTGGGGGACCTTGGAGGATTTGACTTGGGTTAAGAATTATCAGTGTCCTGCAGAATGA